Below is a genomic region from Treponema sp. OMZ 798.
GTGTACATTGTTACAGAACCTGCTCAAATACGGCAAAGGGATTTTTATCGGCAGCCCAAGCGGAAAGTATTGCAGAACAGGTTATGCCACTTATGCAGGAAAATCATAGGGAAGTTCTTATCACAGGCGGGGAAAGTATGCTCAACCCTGAATGGAAAGAAATTGTAAAGTGTTTTATTGAAAAAGGTTTTAGAGTTTCTCTTTTTACAAACGGCACTCTTCTTGATGAAAGGTCTGCCGATTTTCTTTCCCAATTTAATCGGAAGCAATTAAAAGAAGTGCAATTTTCCCTTTACGCAATAGACGAAAAAATTCACGATTCCGTTACAAGGCTTAAAGGTTCATTTCAAAAAACTATGAAGGCTATCAAATTATTACGAGAACGAAAGGTACCTGTATTTATTGCCTGTCCTGCAATGCAGGAAAATAAAAAGGCATTTCCCGATTTAATGAGATGGGCCGATAAAAACGGTATTCCGTCCTGTGTTGATCTTTATATTTTCGGTTCATCGGATTATACGGGCAGTAATCTTTCGCAGCGTCTGTCTTTTACGGACTTGGAGGATTTTTTTAAAATCAGTTTAGAAAATGACGGGGAGCTTTCATATATCTGGGGAAATAAAAAAGATGTTGACTTAACTGAAAGGTTTTACCGCTCTGC
It encodes:
- a CDS encoding radical SAM protein yields the protein MSRNNTSVLPVMTNLELEISNPCNERCVHCYRTCSNTAKGFLSAAQAESIAEQVMPLMQENHREVLITGGESMLNPEWKEIVKCFIEKGFRVSLFTNGTLLDERSADFLSQFNRKQLKEVQFSLYAIDEKIHDSVTRLKGSFQKTMKAIKLLRERKVPVFIACPAMQENKKAFPDLMRWADKNGIPSCVDLYIFGSSDYTGSNLSQRLSFTDLEDFFKISLENDGELSYIWGNKKDVDLTERFYRSASSLLCISGDGTIYPMIGWYTPLGSIHTDRIKDIFFNSPFLQKIRTISIADIPECRTCEAVNYCFFCPSPHITANNGELYKLDKYFCNFIKLKKNFVKRRDDFLKKVKPYEKRNI